The following coding sequences lie in one Miscanthus floridulus cultivar M001 chromosome 9, ASM1932011v1, whole genome shotgun sequence genomic window:
- the LOC136479825 gene encoding uncharacterized protein translates to MRQADNRFERSLGTCSNKFDKVLSSVMKLAIDIIRPKDPQFSTIHRRLQSPRFAPYFDKCIGAIDETHVPVTVPTEKVVQYTGRKGITTQNVLAVCDFDMRFTFVLAGWPGKFYLVDSGYPNRPGFLAPYRGTKYHVPEWREGPAPRGKKELFNYTHSSLRNVIERSFGVLKMKWRILLDLPSFPMAKQSKIIMACMALHNFIRQSGMMDDLFDLCDQDENYTIEEGTSTQATRGTTRFGDEDENMNQFRDWIANGLMFARS, encoded by the exons ATGAGACAAGCTGATAATAGATTTGAGAGGTCACTAGGGACATGTAGCAACAAGTTTGATAAGGTACTGTCTAGTGTGATGAAGCTAGCAATTGATATCATTAGGCCAAAGGATCCACAATTTTCAACTATTCATAGAAGGTTACAATCTCCTCGGTTTGCTCCGTACTTTGATAAATGCATTGGAGCTATAGATGAGACACATGTACCTGTCACTGTGCCAACTGAGAAGGTAGTCCAGTACACAGGAAGGAAAGGAATCACCACGCAGAATGTGTTAGCCGTATGCGACTTTGATATGAGATTTACTTTTGTTCTAGCTGGATGGCCAGG CAAATTTTATCTTGTTGACTCGGGGTACCCAAATCGACCGGGTTTTCTTGCACCGTACAGAGGTACAAAATACCATGTCCCCGAATGGAGAGAAGGGCCTGCACCTAGAGGTAAAAAAGAGCTGTTCAATTACACACATTCTTCACTTAGAAATGTTATAGAGAGGTCTTTTGGAGTCCTAAAGATGAAGTGGAGAATTTTGTTGGATTTGCCTAGTTTTCCCatggcaaagcaaagcaaaataATAATGGCATGCATGGCACTGCACAATTTCATTAGACAGAGTGGTATGATGGATGACCTCTTTGACTTGTGTGATCAAGATGAAAACTATACCATAGAGGAAGGAACTTCAACTCAAGCAACTAGAGGCACCACACGTTTTGGAGACGAAGATGAAAACATGAATCAATTTCGTGATTGGATAGCGAATGGTTTGATGTTTGCAAGGTCATAG